One segment of Acetoanaerobium noterae DNA contains the following:
- a CDS encoding BMC domain-containing protein has translation MEALGMIETRGLTAAVEAADTMLKAADVKVIGTEKIGSGLVTIVVQGDVGAVKAAVEAGAESAQRLGEVVAVHVIPRPSEDVKKVLPIIG, from the coding sequence ATGGAAGCTTTAGGAATGATAGAAACTAGAGGATTAACTGCAGCAGTTGAAGCGGCAGATACAATGCTAAAAGCAGCAGATGTAAAGGTGATTGGAACTGAGAAAATAGGCTCTGGACTAGTTACAATAGTAGTGCAAGGAGATGTAGGAGCAGTAAAAGCAGCGGTAGAAGCTGGAGCTGAGAGTGCTCAAAGATTAGGAGAAGTAGTAGCTGTCCATGTAATACCTAGACCATCTGAGGATGTAAAAAAGGTATTACCTATAATAGGATAG
- a CDS encoding BMC domain-containing protein: MKTYEAVGVVETLYFTVAIEMLDEMLKSSNVEFLRKETTLGGKLITLFVGGSVSEVSNAIELVKKLGEGKHINHLKNAIVISKPHPEILKYVISSEKIINEETLKVNN; the protein is encoded by the coding sequence GTGAAAACATATGAAGCAGTAGGCGTTGTAGAGACGTTATACTTTACTGTAGCAATTGAAATGCTAGATGAAATGTTAAAATCCTCAAACGTAGAATTTCTAAGAAAAGAGACTACTCTAGGAGGCAAACTGATAACCCTATTTGTAGGAGGATCTGTTTCTGAAGTGTCAAACGCTATAGAGTTAGTAAAAAAACTAGGAGAAGGTAAGCATATAAATCACCTCAAAAATGCAATTGTGATTTCTAAACCTCATCCTGAAATACTAAAATATGTAATATCGAGTGAAAAAATTATAAATGAAGAAACTTTGAAGGTAAATAATTAA
- a CDS encoding BMC domain-containing protein, producing the protein MKALGIIETRGLVALIEATDAMIKSANVEVVGTEKIGSGLVSVVVQGEVGAVKAAVEAGAESAQRLGEVVAVHVIPRPSMGLEQLLPAIK; encoded by the coding sequence ATGAAAGCATTAGGAATAATTGAAACAAGAGGATTGGTTGCACTTATAGAGGCTACAGATGCTATGATAAAATCTGCAAATGTAGAAGTAGTAGGAACAGAAAAAATAGGTTCAGGTCTTGTATCTGTAGTAGTACAAGGAGAAGTAGGAGCGGTAAAGGCAGCAGTTGAAGCTGGAGCTGAAAGCGCTCAAAGATTAGGTGAGGTTGTGGCAGTTCATGTAATTCCTAGACCATCAATGGGACTTGAGCAATTACTGCCTGCAATTAAGTAG
- a CDS encoding BMC domain-containing protein → MSSKAIGCLEVLGLSVALDAMDKACKGSDIKILGIDCNNPSEGDKAKIPNVFQVKFEGDVSSVKDALEIAKATALKYIDEKDILTHMISRKASEIDSILKLGKFKMK, encoded by the coding sequence ATGAGTAGTAAAGCAATTGGGTGCCTTGAAGTGCTTGGACTCAGCGTAGCACTTGATGCTATGGACAAAGCGTGCAAAGGCTCGGATATTAAAATACTTGGGATAGACTGCAATAATCCTTCAGAAGGAGACAAGGCTAAAATACCAAATGTATTTCAGGTCAAGTTTGAAGGCGATGTATCGAGTGTAAAGGATGCTTTAGAAATAGCTAAAGCAACAGCTCTTAAGTACATCGATGAAAAAGATATTCTAACTCATATGATATCAAGAAAAGCAAGTGAAATTGATTCGATATTAAAGCTTGGAAAATTTAAAATGAAATAG
- a CDS encoding aldehyde dehydrogenase family protein: protein MKAGDIVQDFITERDVEKIIEQVLSKLEPVIEQVKPKEINMLPNKTNIDFSQNANGIFESIDLAVESALEAHIILTSYRLEDREKMIQSIRKEVLGDIENLARLVYEETKLGKYEDKIAKINLAASKTPGTEDIKTSAISGDYGLTIEEMAPFGVIGAVTPVTNPVETLINNAISMISGGNSVVFNVHPSSKKSSAYTVELINKAVLKAGGPQNLVTMVKEPTIETVNQLSSHPRISMMVGTGGPGLVKSLLKSGKKTIGAGAGNPPVVVDETADMNLAAKGIIEGASFDNNILCIAEKEVFVVNQVADDLIYNMLSNGAYMLNQEELEKVMKVTLVEDEDLGAKSCTLSLKKKYHVHKNWVGKDASKILSEIGIAKQDVKLLICEVDSDHPYVTLEQMMPILPLVRCSDVDEAIKLAVKAEGANKHTASIFSRNVDNMTKFARAINTTIFVKNAPTLAGVGYKGEGNATFTIAGPTGEGITSAKTFTRVRRCVLAEGGFRIV from the coding sequence GTGAAAGCAGGTGATATAGTGCAGGATTTTATCACTGAAAGAGATGTTGAAAAAATAATAGAGCAAGTATTAAGCAAACTAGAGCCAGTAATTGAACAAGTAAAACCAAAAGAAATCAACATGCTCCCAAATAAAACAAATATAGATTTTTCACAAAATGCAAATGGAATATTTGAAAGTATAGATTTAGCAGTTGAATCAGCACTTGAGGCTCACATAATATTGACTAGCTATAGGCTAGAAGATAGAGAAAAAATGATTCAATCAATTAGAAAAGAAGTTTTAGGAGATATAGAAAATCTTGCAAGGCTTGTATATGAGGAAACAAAGCTAGGAAAATATGAAGATAAAATAGCAAAGATAAATCTTGCAGCTTCAAAAACACCTGGCACTGAAGATATCAAAACAAGCGCAATTTCGGGAGATTACGGATTAACTATAGAAGAAATGGCTCCATTTGGAGTTATAGGTGCTGTTACACCAGTTACAAATCCTGTCGAGACCCTTATAAATAATGCAATTTCAATGATTTCTGGCGGGAACAGCGTTGTATTTAATGTACATCCATCATCTAAGAAAAGCAGTGCATATACAGTTGAGCTAATCAATAAAGCTGTATTAAAAGCAGGAGGACCACAAAACCTAGTAACTATGGTGAAAGAGCCTACAATAGAGACAGTAAACCAGCTTTCTTCTCATCCTAGAATCAGTATGATGGTGGGAACAGGTGGACCAGGACTAGTTAAATCTCTATTGAAATCAGGCAAAAAAACCATTGGAGCTGGAGCAGGTAATCCACCAGTTGTAGTTGATGAAACAGCTGATATGAATTTAGCAGCCAAAGGGATAATTGAAGGGGCTTCATTTGATAATAATATACTTTGTATAGCTGAAAAAGAAGTCTTTGTTGTAAATCAGGTTGCAGATGATTTGATTTATAATATGCTTTCAAATGGAGCATATATGCTAAATCAAGAAGAGCTTGAAAAGGTAATGAAGGTAACTTTAGTAGAAGACGAGGATCTAGGTGCAAAAAGCTGTACCTTGTCTTTGAAAAAGAAATACCACGTTCATAAAAATTGGGTAGGCAAAGATGCCTCAAAAATTTTGAGTGAAATAGGTATAGCTAAGCAAGATGTGAAGTTGCTTATATGTGAAGTTGACAGTGACCACCCTTATGTAACCCTAGAGCAAATGATGCCAATACTTCCACTTGTAAGATGTAGTGATGTGGATGAAGCTATAAAGCTAGCTGTAAAAGCAGAAGGTGCAAACAAACACACAGCATCGATTTTCTCTAGAAATGTGGATAACATGACTAAGTTTGCAAGAGCAATAAATACAACCATATTTGTAAAAAATGCTCCTACTTTAGCAGGCGTTGGATATAAAGGAGAAGGTAATGCAACCTTTACTATCGCTGGACCAACAGGAGAAGGAATCACATCTGCAAAAACGTTTACAAGAGTAAGAAGATGCGTTTTGGCAGAGGGTGGATTTAGAATAGTGTAG
- a CDS encoding class II aldolase/adducin family protein, whose product MYYLKGQTYMPEFEAKKMICQIGKRMYDRNFVASNDGNISVRVGKNAVICTPTGVSKGFMTPDMLVKVNLKGERIAGRLMPSSEMKMHLRVYQENEEITAVTHAHPPVATSFSIAGIELNKPLLSEAVVLLGRVPIAPYATPGTNEVPDSVAPFCNTHNAVLLANHGALTWGKTLEEAYHRLETLEHYATILMYTSRIIGETNELNCEQVGTLIDIREKMGIKTGGVPSCSSASTIESQNSVVLGKQKETKLEYKSENKEEILESIVSKVTEKILLKLSESR is encoded by the coding sequence ATGTATTATCTAAAAGGACAAACCTATATGCCAGAATTTGAAGCCAAAAAAATGATTTGTCAGATAGGAAAAAGAATGTATGACAGAAATTTTGTGGCATCAAACGATGGCAATATATCTGTAAGAGTAGGTAAGAATGCTGTTATTTGTACTCCTACTGGAGTTTCAAAAGGATTTATGACACCTGACATGCTAGTCAAGGTAAACCTAAAAGGGGAACGAATAGCTGGAAGATTAATGCCATCATCGGAAATGAAGATGCATTTGAGAGTATACCAAGAAAATGAAGAAATCACTGCAGTTACTCATGCTCACCCTCCAGTTGCAACATCGTTTTCAATTGCAGGGATTGAACTGAATAAGCCGCTTTTATCTGAAGCTGTGGTTTTGTTAGGAAGGGTTCCTATAGCTCCATATGCTACTCCAGGAACTAATGAAGTACCAGATTCTGTAGCTCCATTTTGCAATACTCATAATGCAGTGCTACTGGCAAATCATGGAGCGCTTACTTGGGGGAAAACCTTGGAAGAAGCATACCATAGATTAGAAACACTAGAGCACTATGCGACTATTTTGATGTATACATCTAGAATTATAGGCGAGACAAACGAGCTCAATTGTGAACAGGTAGGCACATTAATAGACATAAGAGAAAAAATGGGAATAAAAACAGGCGGAGTACCTAGTTGTTCTTCAGCTTCAACGATAGAATCCCAAAATTCTGTTGTTTTAGGAAAACAAAAAGAAACTAAACTAGAATATAAATCAGAAAACAAAGAAGAAATATTAGAAAGCATAGTATCTAAGGTAACTGAAAAAATCCTTTTAAAGCTAAGTGAAAGCAGGTGA
- a CDS encoding DeoR/GlpR family DNA-binding transcription regulator, with protein sequence MLAITRKNKIKEIIIQKKSVTVSELSKTFNVTEETIRRDLQLLEEEGFLKRIYGGAYIDESVQSDASVSLREKILVKDKEKIAKECIPLIKDGDSIFLDSSTTSLYIAMKIAKKRISVITNSLKIAMLLSSSENIKLFLIGGVFDNYSMSFLGGSVLQDMKRYFFDKAFVSCSSVHMKFGITDSNEQQAEIRRIAIEHSNRTFLVVDHTKFNRTSFSLIAPLSSIDAMVVNRPLSDEWTNLLQELNIELIQPTS encoded by the coding sequence ATGCTTGCCATTACAAGAAAAAATAAAATTAAAGAAATTATAATTCAAAAGAAAAGCGTAACTGTTTCTGAGCTTTCGAAAACGTTTAACGTGACTGAAGAAACCATCAGAAGAGATTTACAGCTATTAGAAGAGGAAGGCTTTTTAAAGAGAATTTATGGCGGAGCATATATAGACGAGTCTGTCCAAAGTGATGCATCTGTGAGTCTAAGAGAAAAAATACTAGTTAAGGATAAGGAAAAAATTGCAAAAGAGTGTATTCCTCTTATCAAAGATGGAGATTCAATATTCCTGGATTCTTCAACTACATCTTTATATATTGCAATGAAAATCGCAAAAAAAAGAATCAGCGTTATTACCAACTCATTAAAAATAGCTATGCTTTTGTCTAGCTCTGAAAATATAAAATTATTTTTAATTGGAGGAGTTTTTGATAATTACTCCATGTCATTTTTAGGTGGAAGCGTACTTCAAGATATGAAGCGTTACTTCTTTGATAAAGCTTTTGTTTCTTGTAGCTCTGTTCATATGAAATTTGGCATCACAGATTCAAATGAACAACAAGCAGAAATCAGAAGAATAGCAATTGAGCATTCTAATCGTACATTTTTGGTTGTAGATCATACAAAATTCAATAGAACCTCTTTTTCTCTGATAGCTCCTCTATCAAGTATAGATGCTATGGTAGTCAATAGACCTTTATCAGATGAATGGACTAACCTACTCCAAGAACTTAATATAGAGCTTATTCAGCCTACTTCATAA
- a CDS encoding M20/M25/M40 family metallo-hydrolase yields the protein MNKTRLKDNFIEMVKIYSPSKKEGNYAKYLVTLLTEMGAEIYLDNGNVKYDGDSPTIFAKFAGTVPGDGVTFSAHMDVIEPNENLKVIEEGLIIKTDGTTTLGADDKGGVAAVIEAIRTIKEENIAHRDIFAIFTPAEEIGMLGAKNIDWDKVPSHMQPAKNMIVLDNSGAAGTVAHSAPSRYFVKATFSGKKAHAGIEPEKGINAILMAAEALSNMNIGRIDELTTSNFSSIKSDFPTNVVPDACEFTGEIRSHSEEKIMEIIKEYEKAIKSATEKFGGSYKLEYVCEFPVLKPLDDLKFAKEFAKVYEDMGIESKLIVIGGGSDSNIFAQKGFNSIILAVGMNNVHTVEEYMALEDLYKTTEALVKYIEKNI from the coding sequence ATGAACAAAACTAGACTTAAAGACAATTTTATTGAAATGGTAAAAATCTACTCTCCATCAAAAAAAGAAGGTAACTATGCTAAGTACTTAGTAACCCTATTAACTGAAATGGGAGCAGAGATTTACTTAGATAACGGAAATGTGAAGTACGATGGAGATAGCCCTACTATCTTTGCAAAGTTTGCTGGAACTGTGCCAGGCGATGGAGTCACTTTTTCTGCTCATATGGATGTAATAGAGCCAAACGAAAACCTTAAAGTAATCGAGGAAGGTTTAATCATAAAAACAGATGGAACAACTACTCTTGGTGCAGATGATAAAGGAGGAGTTGCTGCAGTAATTGAAGCTATAAGAACTATAAAAGAAGAAAATATTGCTCATAGAGATATATTTGCTATATTTACTCCTGCAGAGGAAATAGGCATGTTAGGCGCTAAAAATATAGACTGGGATAAAGTTCCAAGCCATATGCAACCTGCTAAAAACATGATAGTCCTAGATAACTCAGGAGCAGCTGGAACTGTTGCTCACTCTGCCCCTAGCAGATATTTTGTAAAAGCTACATTCAGTGGTAAAAAAGCTCATGCTGGTATTGAACCAGAAAAGGGTATCAATGCTATCTTGATGGCTGCTGAGGCTCTTTCGAATATGAATATAGGAAGAATTGACGAGCTTACAACATCTAACTTTTCATCAATCAAATCTGACTTCCCTACTAATGTAGTTCCTGATGCTTGTGAATTTACTGGAGAAATTAGAAGTCATTCTGAAGAAAAAATAATGGAAATAATAAAAGAGTATGAAAAAGCTATCAAAAGTGCTACTGAGAAATTTGGTGGAAGCTATAAGCTTGAATATGTGTGTGAATTCCCTGTTTTAAAACCTCTGGATGATTTAAAATTTGCAAAGGAATTTGCAAAGGTATATGAGGACATGGGCATCGAATCTAAGCTGATTGTTATAGGCGGAGGTTCAGACAGCAATATATTTGCTCAGAAGGGCTTTAACTCAATTATTCTAGCAGTTGGAATGAATAATGTTCATACAGTAGAGGAATACATGGCTTTAGAGGATTTGTACAAAACTACTGAGGCTCTTGTAAAATATATAGAAAAAAACATTTAA
- a CDS encoding fasciclin domain-containing protein, translated as MVKKVSVLMVLLLMMTLIPAQSFANEYNLYINGNNTGGMIMEHSGVKMLPLRYLANALNLELMWNQKDLAASTVFDGKDVMFKAGNDMAMVGGMSVRLDHPPTLMHGRLYISEMTLHDIMGLKVTYDGMKAEINLPKDIIDVAVEAGSFKTLAAALEAADLIGALKGDGPFTVFAPTDEAFAKLPAGTVESLLLPENKAKLIDILTYHVVAGEVKSSDVVNLEKATMLNGKDVKITIDGSNVMVNQAKVIAVDIEASNGVIHVIDEVIIPES; from the coding sequence ATGGTAAAGAAAGTCAGCGTTTTGATGGTACTACTTTTAATGATGACATTAATACCGGCACAATCTTTTGCTAACGAGTACAATCTATATATCAATGGAAACAATACAGGTGGAATGATTATGGAACATTCTGGAGTGAAGATGCTTCCACTGAGGTATTTAGCAAATGCTTTAAATCTAGAGCTTATGTGGAACCAAAAGGATTTAGCCGCTTCTACAGTATTTGATGGCAAGGATGTAATGTTTAAAGCAGGAAATGACATGGCTATGGTAGGAGGTATGTCTGTAAGATTAGATCATCCACCTACATTAATGCATGGAAGATTGTATATTAGCGAAATGACTCTTCATGACATCATGGGACTTAAGGTTACCTATGATGGAATGAAAGCAGAAATTAATCTTCCAAAAGATATTATAGATGTTGCAGTTGAAGCAGGAAGCTTTAAAACTTTGGCAGCAGCGCTTGAGGCAGCTGACTTAATAGGCGCTTTAAAAGGTGATGGTCCATTTACAGTATTTGCTCCAACAGATGAAGCCTTTGCAAAGTTACCAGCTGGAACAGTTGAAAGCTTACTATTACCAGAAAACAAAGCCAAGCTAATTGATATATTGACATATCATGTTGTAGCTGGTGAAGTTAAGAGCTCTGATGTTGTTAATTTAGAAAAAGCAACAATGTTAAATGGTAAAGATGTAAAAATAACAATTGATGGTTCAAATGTAATGGTAAACCAAGCTAAGGTTATAGCTGTTGACATTGAAGCATCAAATGGTGTTATACACGTAATAGATGAAGTTATAATTCCAGAAAGCTAA
- a CDS encoding HD domain-containing phosphohydrolase has translation MKNFIVILIIIFSIIAPISSYSESDIYKRDELFHSHGSVMLILDSDSGKILDANKAAQKFYGYSLSELKSMNISQINILDEKEIKAEMQLAKNQERTYFEFKHKLKNGEIKYVEVYSSPIFYQNGDEALLSIVHDISPRVLAENQANRARIGAFSMLAVLLFALAYISIATRKNSKKEIEIKRRFQSLFDNMNEGFALHEIICDEAGKPIDYKFLEANKAFETITGLKIDELKGKTVKQVLPKTEQYWIDLYGKVALTGEPNKFQHYARNLMKYFSVNVYSPKSNQFATVFSDVTEEVYFSEKIRYLSFHDQLTGLYNRHFFEEELLRLDTERNLPLTIALLDVNGLKLTNDAFGHKKGDELLVKVAENLKTECRFDDIIARIGGDEFVILLPKTSEQEASNIIERIYASIENTKMDNIIISVSIGFDTKTNATQPVSEIFSKAEEHMYRKKLTESQSMRNKTISLILQTLNQADSKEKRHSENVSKIAVKIGELLNLNQQTLKEIELAGLMHDIGKIAINNEVLTKFGIFSESEMIEIRRHPEIGYHILKSVDEYAPLAECALSHHERWDGTGYPRGLKQDEIPFIARIIQIADAFDAMTSFRSYKETLSIQEALEEIKNNSGTQFDPDIVKHITSDKPFL, from the coding sequence TTGAAAAACTTTATTGTTATATTAATAATTATATTTAGTATTATCGCTCCTATATCTTCGTATTCAGAATCTGATATTTATAAAAGAGATGAGCTTTTTCATAGTCATGGCTCAGTTATGCTTATTTTGGATTCAGATTCAGGTAAAATTTTGGATGCTAATAAAGCAGCTCAAAAATTTTATGGATATTCATTGTCTGAGCTAAAGTCAATGAATATAAGCCAAATAAATATATTAGATGAAAAAGAGATTAAAGCTGAAATGCAGCTTGCAAAAAACCAAGAAAGAACTTATTTCGAATTTAAGCATAAGCTAAAAAACGGTGAAATAAAATACGTAGAAGTATACTCTTCTCCTATTTTTTATCAAAATGGAGATGAGGCATTGTTGTCCATCGTGCATGATATTTCCCCAAGGGTTTTGGCAGAAAATCAAGCTAATAGAGCAAGGATAGGGGCTTTTTCTATGCTTGCAGTATTACTGTTTGCTCTAGCATATATAAGCATAGCTACAAGAAAAAATTCAAAAAAAGAAATAGAAATAAAGCGAAGATTTCAGAGTCTTTTTGACAATATGAATGAAGGTTTTGCGCTTCATGAAATTATATGTGATGAAGCAGGAAAGCCTATTGACTATAAATTTTTGGAAGCAAATAAAGCCTTTGAAACAATTACAGGTCTGAAAATAGATGAATTAAAAGGAAAGACTGTAAAACAAGTTCTTCCAAAGACTGAGCAGTACTGGATAGATTTATATGGGAAGGTCGCACTAACTGGTGAGCCTAATAAATTTCAACATTATGCTAGAAATTTAATGAAGTACTTTAGTGTTAACGTTTATAGTCCTAAATCAAATCAGTTTGCTACGGTATTTAGTGATGTTACTGAAGAAGTTTATTTTTCAGAAAAAATAAGATATTTGAGCTTTCATGATCAGCTCACAGGACTATATAATAGACATTTTTTTGAGGAAGAGTTACTAAGACTAGATACTGAAAGAAATCTTCCACTTACTATTGCACTATTAGATGTAAATGGACTTAAGCTTACAAATGATGCTTTTGGGCATAAAAAAGGAGACGAACTGCTTGTTAAAGTAGCTGAAAATTTAAAAACTGAATGCCGTTTTGATGACATAATAGCTAGAATAGGTGGAGATGAGTTTGTTATACTTCTTCCAAAAACATCTGAGCAAGAGGCTTCTAATATAATAGAAAGAATATATGCTTCGATTGAGAACACAAAAATGGACAATATAATAATATCTGTGTCAATAGGCTTTGACACCAAAACAAATGCAACTCAGCCAGTTAGTGAAATTTTTTCCAAAGCTGAAGAGCATATGTATAGAAAGAAGCTTACAGAAAGTCAAAGCATGAGGAATAAAACTATAAGTCTGATACTTCAAACTTTAAATCAAGCAGACAGCAAAGAAAAAAGACATTCCGAAAATGTAAGCAAAATAGCTGTTAAAATAGGAGAGCTTTTAAACCTTAACCAGCAAACGCTTAAAGAAATAGAGCTAGCAGGATTGATGCATGATATAGGAAAAATAGCCATCAATAATGAAGTTCTTACGAAGTTTGGAATTTTTTCAGAGAGTGAAATGATAGAGATAAGAAGACATCCAGAAATTGGGTACCATATTTTGAAATCTGTAGATGAATACGCACCTCTTGCTGAATGTGCACTTTCTCATCATGAAAGATGGGATGGAACAGGTTATCCTAGAGGATTAAAGCAAGATGAAATTCCTTTTATTGCTAGGATAATTCAAATTGCAGATGCTTTTGATGCGATGACTTCTTTTAGAAGCTATAAGGAAACCTTAAGCATTCAAGAAGCATTAGAGGAGATTAAAAATAATTCTGGAACTCAGTTTGACCCAGATATAGTAAAGCATATAACTTCTGACAAACCTTTTTTATAA
- a CDS encoding sensor domain-containing diguanylate cyclase: protein MINKVNKPITYFLISFLIIFILSFSVIFIMEKEISKSKSDDIMASEVRIVTTKTQILEDALYRIIGDLGYLNHVYSLRLSENVDSDEIAIEWTELAKHKKIYDQIRYIDKNGNEIIKIKYDGAKAYRVDDDTLENKKNRYYFIKAENIKYDKIYISPMDLNMKNNSIEKPFKPVIRFSTPVYSKNGDFDGIIILNYLAKPMIERFNTIACSENADIYLINKDGYFLSSKNSEDEWGFMFEDKHDITYSILYPKEWEQIKLGEGQIVTNNGVFTFKPIYIDKNSIDNLNVMEEGNVISEDVKWFVVSHINQNAPAYKFFATSPISLGAIILKDNLPKILLISLVAFLLAYLIYVNRRTYFKVKYYSEFDSLTQLYNRRYGYNKIKALIDRDERRSNIFSICFIDINGLKQINDYLGHSYGDELIITVAEVMKKQIRDEDLAVRLGGDEFLILFKDVDADESEKIWSRIVANFNEINEKEKRPYIISASHGIIEYDNNQKRAIDDLITKADEKMYLEKEEIKRDLNVIRPKV, encoded by the coding sequence ATGATTAATAAAGTTAATAAGCCCATAACATATTTTCTGATTTCATTTTTAATTATTTTCATCCTATCGTTTTCTGTTATTTTTATTATGGAGAAAGAAATCAGCAAGTCAAAGTCAGATGACATTATGGCTTCAGAAGTGAGAATAGTTACTACAAAGACTCAAATACTAGAAGATGCTTTGTATAGAATAATTGGAGATTTAGGTTATTTAAATCATGTATATAGTTTAAGGTTATCTGAAAATGTAGATTCAGATGAAATAGCTATTGAATGGACAGAGCTAGCTAAGCATAAAAAAATATATGATCAAATTAGATATATTGATAAAAATGGCAATGAAATCATAAAGATAAAATATGATGGAGCAAAAGCCTATAGAGTCGATGATGATACCCTTGAAAATAAAAAAAACAGATATTATTTTATTAAAGCTGAAAATATAAAATATGACAAAATATATATATCACCAATGGATTTGAATATGAAAAATAACTCTATAGAAAAGCCATTTAAGCCTGTTATAAGATTTTCCACACCGGTTTATAGTAAAAATGGAGATTTTGATGGAATAATAATTTTGAACTATCTTGCAAAACCAATGATAGAGCGCTTTAATACTATTGCTTGTAGTGAAAATGCTGATATTTATCTTATAAATAAAGATGGGTATTTTTTATCATCAAAAAATTCAGAGGACGAATGGGGTTTTATGTTTGAGGATAAACACGATATCACATATAGCATCTTATATCCTAAGGAATGGGAGCAGATTAAGCTCGGAGAAGGTCAGATAGTAACAAATAATGGAGTGTTTACTTTTAAACCAATATATATAGATAAAAACAGTATAGACAACTTGAACGTTATGGAAGAAGGTAATGTTATATCTGAGGATGTAAAGTGGTTTGTTGTATCACATATAAATCAAAATGCCCCTGCATATAAATTTTTTGCAACAAGTCCTATTAGTTTAGGGGCTATTATTCTCAAAGACAATCTACCTAAAATTTTGCTTATAAGCTTGGTTGCTTTTCTTCTAGCTTATCTTATATATGTCAATAGGAGAACATATTTTAAGGTAAAGTACTATTCTGAATTTGACTCTCTTACTCAGCTCTATAACAGAAGATATGGTTATAATAAAATTAAAGCTCTGATAGATAGGGACGAAAGAAGAAGTAATATTTTTAGCATCTGTTTTATAGATATCAATGGATTAAAACAGATAAACGATTATTTGGGACACTCCTATGGAGATGAGCTAATTATAACAGTTGCTGAGGTTATGAAAAAGCAAATAAGAGATGAAGATTTAGCAGTTAGGTTAGGTGGAGATGAATTTTTGATTTTGTTCAAAGATGTAGATGCTGATGAGTCAGAAAAAATTTGGAGCAGAATAGTTGCTAACTTTAATGAAATAAATGAAAAGGAAAAAAGACCATATATAATCAGTGCTAGTCATGGAATAATTGAGTATGACAATAACCAAAAAAGAGCAATTGATGATTTAATAACTAAAGCTGATGAAAAAATGTATCTAGAAAAAGAAGAGATAAAAAGGGATTTAAATGTTATAAGACCAAAGGTATGA
- a CDS encoding DUF2177 family protein, producing the protein MYIIKSYLSAFAIFLIIDLIWLGFIAKDLYAKYLGFIMAKNINWTAAIIFYMIFVGGILFFVVNPAIEKNSLSYALFAGAVFGFITYATYDLTNLATLENWPLFITIVDLIWGSFLSASTSAVSFLVIKTFILK; encoded by the coding sequence ATGTATATAATTAAATCATACCTGAGTGCTTTTGCTATATTTCTTATAATAGATTTAATTTGGCTTGGATTTATTGCCAAAGACTTATACGCTAAATATCTAGGCTTTATTATGGCTAAAAATATCAATTGGACTGCTGCTATTATTTTTTACATGATATTTGTAGGTGGAATTTTATTTTTTGTTGTAAATCCAGCTATAGAAAAAAACAGTCTTTCTTATGCCCTATTTGCTGGAGCTGTTTTTGGATTTATAACCTATGCTACCTACGACCTTACCAACCTAGCTACCTTGGAAAACTGGCCTCTATTTATAACTATTGTAGATTTGATTTGGGGCAGTTTTTTATCAGCCTCTACAAGCGCCGTTAGCTTTCTAGTGATTAAAACCTTTATATTAAAGTGA